One region of Streptomyces sp. NBC_00442 genomic DNA includes:
- a CDS encoding DinB family protein, whose amino-acid sequence MTDSTNAAVPDSEVSALLAVLDGQRRHVLGILDGLDAHDLRRPVLPSGWHCLGLVQHLALDVERFWFRAVVAGDKDVIASLPSGDEAWNVAPDTPAADVLARYRRESARADAVITATPADAPLAWWPHDLFGPPHLHTLRDVLLHVITETACHCGHLDAARELIDGRTWLVLT is encoded by the coding sequence GTGACCGACTCCACGAACGCAGCTGTCCCGGACAGCGAAGTCAGCGCCCTGCTCGCCGTTCTCGATGGGCAGCGCCGCCACGTCCTCGGCATCCTCGACGGGCTCGACGCCCACGACCTGCGACGGCCCGTGCTGCCCTCGGGCTGGCACTGCCTCGGCCTCGTCCAGCACCTCGCGCTCGATGTCGAGCGCTTCTGGTTCCGCGCCGTCGTCGCCGGCGACAAGGACGTCATCGCCTCCCTGCCGAGCGGCGACGAAGCCTGGAACGTCGCGCCGGACACCCCGGCCGCCGACGTGCTCGCCCGATACCGGCGCGAGAGCGCACGCGCCGACGCCGTCATCACCGCCACCCCGGCCGACGCGCCCTTGGCCTGGTGGCCCCATGACCTGTTCGGCCCGCCCCATCTGCACACCCTGCGCGACGTCCTGCTCCACGTCATCACCGAGACGGCATGCCACTGCGGGCACCTCGACGCCGCACGCGAACTCATCGACGGCCGCACCTGGCTCGTCCTCACCTGA
- a CDS encoding polysaccharide deacetylase family protein — translation MARHGGGRGWYGKVTGAAVGVTLLATGASVWTAQAGTADTSTSKGSASAAPAADLKPVADTIAHSSDAGPQGVNITIDDGPDPVWTPRVLDLLREYGVKATFCMVGTQAQAHPDLVKKVVAAGHRLCDHTVSHNTAMDKASQAYQSQQILDAERMITKASGGVRPMYYRAPGGAFTPYSRQLAASRGMRPLGWNVDSKDFERPGVDTIVATVEHELRNGPTLLFHDAGGDRSQTLQALRRLLPKLKEQGHSFGFPVR, via the coding sequence ATGGCACGGCACGGCGGTGGGCGGGGCTGGTACGGCAAGGTGACGGGGGCGGCGGTCGGGGTGACGCTGCTCGCAACGGGCGCGTCGGTGTGGACCGCACAGGCCGGCACCGCGGACACCTCGACGTCCAAGGGCTCCGCTTCGGCCGCCCCCGCGGCGGACCTCAAGCCGGTCGCGGACACCATCGCCCACTCCTCGGACGCCGGGCCGCAGGGCGTCAACATCACCATCGATGACGGCCCCGACCCCGTGTGGACCCCTCGAGTCCTCGACCTGCTGCGGGAGTACGGGGTGAAGGCGACCTTCTGCATGGTGGGAACGCAGGCCCAGGCCCACCCCGACCTCGTGAAGAAGGTGGTCGCCGCCGGGCACCGGCTGTGCGACCACACGGTCTCGCACAACACCGCCATGGACAAGGCGTCCCAGGCCTACCAGTCGCAGCAGATACTCGACGCCGAGCGCATGATCACCAAGGCGTCCGGTGGCGTCCGGCCCATGTACTACCGCGCGCCCGGCGGGGCCTTCACCCCCTACAGCCGCCAACTCGCCGCCTCCCGCGGCATGCGCCCGCTGGGCTGGAACGTGGACAGCAAGGACTTCGAGCGCCCTGGTGTGGACACCATCGTCGCCACCGTCGAGCACGAGCTGCGCAACGGGCCGACCCTGCTCTTCCACGACGCCGGCGGCGATCGCAGCCAGACCCTCCAGGCGCTGCGCCGGCTGCTGCCCAAGCTCAAGGAGCAGGGGCACTCCTTCGGTTTCCCGGTGCGCTGA
- a CDS encoding LuxR C-terminal-related transcriptional regulator — protein MSGPNGEACGDIGGSGSPGGWDSLVLSGSASLERHGRLAVHGPWGSGKSTLVEDLVTRSAGPVLRVYAREEDRHLPCAGLAQLWDGALLTGAVPATDPAARLGLRAATAREMASRPGTLLVVEDVQWLDPVTTDVLEHCARTVPADRLPIVATERCVRRPARAARLMGGYPPLLSLEPAGLDETAAMLDGLGLPARWATAVHRYCGGHRALLAACCAGLGSAATDPYALTGRLPSACLRRVDELAAAWLDSVPPEVLATLRTAALTGSADADLLRRAGCQAAEEHVEYGLRAGLLIAHEPAPPQESAAVRVRFAAEALTRAAPVTADAPARRRAHRALAAAVRDPARAAWHRAQAQEGTDAATARGTADAAVLARAAGDSRLAAELLLAAARLTPVDRHEVRLERLTEAAHDAAVAGARDLAHRAAHDIVEDRGSPSQQVNALLAVLDAYGQDLTGAEPVFTAARRAAGQDPLLLAAIELRAAVQANVASGDSARALHHAHTAALLARAAADVPLESAALTMVARMERVLGRLEAAPATLARALALAVPPLRIGIRNSPEYLTARHAVFDGRLPQARAALMELLPLALGAGCAEDLAEVWRSLAEVDSGLGACSRALGWADSALSITATADLSPGPAWYTAALAHSHGGSFEQALQYATRALRASRAEHDALHTTRSLWIMGAVHLHCGHVDRAAAALVEVAGLEEQSGADDPAVLRWQADAVEAFARAGQPARAYELLDRMQRTVKPHGAHATLRAALTRSRAVCLHEAGDSDSAVELLDDTARAFAALGTPVEEGRTLLVRGRVERRRRRSAAARASWEQARVLFEGADARPWTALADEHLVRLAGLPAHPPGRAARHTPGTNLTAHERRLAGLICSGCTNQEAAQQMFVSRKTVESTLSRIYRKLGVRNRTQLTAVLTPSAGA, from the coding sequence ATGAGCGGTCCGAACGGAGAAGCGTGCGGCGACATCGGCGGGAGCGGCAGCCCCGGCGGGTGGGACTCCCTCGTCCTTTCGGGCTCGGCGTCCTTGGAGCGGCACGGCAGGCTCGCCGTCCACGGGCCGTGGGGCTCGGGCAAGAGCACCCTGGTCGAGGACCTGGTGACACGGTCGGCCGGGCCGGTGCTGCGGGTGTACGCCCGCGAGGAGGACCGGCATCTGCCGTGCGCCGGGCTGGCCCAGCTCTGGGACGGTGCGCTGCTCACCGGCGCGGTGCCCGCGACGGATCCCGCGGCACGGCTCGGACTGCGTGCCGCGACGGCGCGGGAGATGGCGAGCCGGCCCGGGACGCTGCTCGTCGTGGAGGACGTCCAGTGGCTCGATCCGGTCACCACGGACGTGCTGGAGCACTGCGCACGGACCGTGCCGGCCGATCGGCTCCCGATCGTGGCGACCGAACGGTGCGTGCGCCGGCCCGCCCGCGCCGCTCGCCTGATGGGCGGCTATCCCCCGCTGCTTTCGCTGGAGCCCGCGGGTCTCGACGAGACCGCCGCGATGCTCGACGGCCTGGGCCTGCCCGCCCGCTGGGCCACCGCCGTCCACCGGTACTGCGGCGGCCACCGCGCGCTGCTGGCCGCCTGCTGCGCCGGCCTCGGCAGCGCCGCCACGGATCCGTACGCCCTGACCGGCCGGCTCCCTTCCGCGTGTCTGCGCCGGGTCGACGAACTCGCCGCCGCCTGGCTGGACTCGGTGCCCCCGGAGGTGCTCGCCACGCTGCGCACCGCGGCCCTGACCGGCAGTGCCGATGCCGACCTGCTGCGCCGGGCCGGCTGCCAAGCCGCCGAGGAGCATGTGGAGTACGGCTTGCGCGCCGGTCTGCTGATCGCTCACGAGCCGGCGCCGCCGCAGGAGTCGGCCGCCGTCCGTGTGCGGTTCGCGGCCGAGGCCCTGACGCGGGCCGCTCCTGTCACCGCTGACGCGCCCGCACGGCGCCGGGCTCACCGCGCCCTCGCGGCTGCCGTCCGCGATCCGGCCCGCGCGGCCTGGCACCGCGCCCAGGCCCAGGAGGGCACCGACGCTGCCACGGCCCGGGGCACGGCGGACGCCGCCGTCCTGGCGCGCGCCGCGGGCGACAGCCGACTCGCCGCCGAACTCCTGCTGGCGGCGGCCCGCCTGACGCCGGTCGACCGGCACGAGGTCCGGCTGGAGCGGCTGACCGAGGCCGCACACGACGCGGCGGTGGCCGGGGCACGCGACCTCGCACACCGGGCCGCGCACGACATCGTTGAAGATCGCGGCTCGCCGTCGCAGCAGGTCAACGCGCTGCTCGCGGTCCTCGACGCGTACGGGCAGGATCTGACCGGCGCGGAGCCCGTCTTCACCGCGGCCCGCAGAGCCGCGGGGCAGGATCCCCTTTTGCTGGCCGCCATCGAGCTGCGTGCGGCCGTGCAGGCCAACGTCGCATCGGGCGATTCCGCCCGCGCCCTGCACCATGCGCACACGGCGGCGTTGCTCGCACGCGCCGCCGCCGATGTTCCCCTGGAGTCCGCCGCTCTGACGATGGTGGCCCGCATGGAACGGGTTCTCGGGCGCCTGGAGGCGGCGCCCGCCACGCTGGCCAGGGCGCTGGCGCTCGCCGTTCCCCCGCTGCGCATCGGCATCCGCAACAGCCCCGAGTACCTGACAGCTCGCCACGCCGTCTTCGACGGCCGGCTCCCGCAGGCGCGCGCCGCGTTGATGGAGCTGCTGCCGCTCGCCCTGGGCGCGGGGTGCGCGGAGGACCTCGCGGAGGTGTGGCGCAGTCTGGCCGAGGTCGACTCAGGGCTCGGCGCGTGTTCCCGGGCTCTGGGCTGGGCCGACAGCGCCCTGTCCATCACCGCGACCGCGGATCTGTCGCCGGGGCCGGCCTGGTACACGGCCGCGCTGGCGCACAGCCACGGAGGGTCGTTCGAGCAGGCACTGCAGTACGCGACCCGGGCCCTGCGGGCCTCCCGCGCGGAACACGACGCTCTGCACACCACGCGCAGCCTGTGGATCATGGGCGCCGTCCATCTGCACTGCGGGCACGTCGACCGGGCGGCCGCGGCACTCGTGGAGGTGGCCGGCCTCGAAGAACAGTCGGGCGCCGACGATCCGGCGGTTCTGCGCTGGCAGGCCGACGCCGTCGAGGCGTTCGCCCGCGCGGGGCAGCCCGCCCGTGCGTACGAGCTGCTCGACCGCATGCAGCGCACGGTGAAGCCGCACGGCGCCCACGCGACGCTGCGGGCCGCCCTGACCCGATCGCGCGCCGTGTGCCTGCACGAGGCCGGCGACAGCGACAGCGCCGTGGAACTCCTCGACGACACGGCGCGCGCCTTCGCCGCCCTCGGCACACCCGTGGAGGAGGGGCGCACCCTGCTCGTGCGTGGTCGCGTCGAGCGGCGCCGCCGCCGGTCCGCCGCCGCACGGGCCTCCTGGGAGCAGGCTCGCGTCCTCTTCGAGGGCGCCGACGCCCGGCCCTGGACCGCTCTCGCCGACGAGCACCTCGTGCGTCTCGCGGGGCTTCCGGCGCATCCGCCCGGCCGTGCCGCGCGGCACACGCCCGGCACGAACCTGACGGCCCACGAGCGTCGCCTCGCGGGTCTGATCTGCTCCGGATGCACCAATCAGGAGGCGGCCCAGCAGATGTTCGTCTCGCGCAAGACGGTGGAGTCGACGCTCAGCCGCATCTACCGCAAACTCGGTGTCCGCAACCGCACTCAGCTCACGGCCGTCCTGACGCCGTCGGCCGGGGCCTGA
- a CDS encoding putative Ig domain-containing protein: MRSATYQRAVTAAVAAVTLAGLAALPAHARALPAPTPPGPSVPADVRAAMARDLGLTPEGVRLRIAAEQAADRSATALRATLGDRLAGLWFDADDGRLHANVTATGDVTAVERAGAVPRLVRHSSAQLDDATRLIGTWAGAGSGLLSWGPDTRTNQVGVVLDATRSAATTSAVRARLASLGDLVRVTRSHDAPRQQGGTVVGGESWVPGTESPCSIGFPVTRSGGTKAFLTAGHCTNDVDQPAYGKDGSRMGTSNKNGTGSVDSADGDFGIVDVDQAGWDLSSKVSGWGKGDVNLTGSQDAVVGTAVCHSGQTTGYQCGEVTKVDQTVDYGNVVINGLSYTSACSAGGDSGGSYVTATGGKAVGIHSGGGSATCSSGSGEKFTIFQPVNEALSTFGATLSTASSQPGGVTVAAVSSRTNPTGSAVELKNSAEGGTAPYTWSATGLPPGLGVAATTGTVSGTPTKAGGYAVTVTATDSAGKSGSASFTWTITAPGGGSPTLTNPGSQSVYVGRPVSLALHADGGTGPYAFTAANLPAGLTVGAATGVISGTPTTWGSRSATLTVTDAAGKKASVTVTFTVWF, from the coding sequence ATGCGTTCTGCGACCTACCAGCGCGCCGTGACCGCAGCCGTGGCCGCGGTCACCCTCGCGGGCCTGGCGGCCCTGCCCGCCCACGCCCGCGCCCTGCCCGCCCCCACCCCGCCGGGGCCCTCGGTCCCGGCGGACGTCCGGGCGGCCATGGCCCGCGACCTGGGCCTGACCCCCGAGGGCGTACGCCTTCGCATAGCCGCCGAGCAGGCCGCCGACCGATCCGCCACCGCCTTGCGTGCGACCCTCGGTGACCGGCTCGCCGGGCTGTGGTTCGACGCCGACGACGGCCGCCTGCACGCCAATGTCACCGCCACCGGCGACGTCACCGCGGTGGAACGCGCCGGAGCCGTCCCCCGTCTCGTGCGCCACTCCTCCGCCCAACTCGACGACGCCACACGGCTGATCGGGACCTGGGCAGGCGCAGGGTCCGGCCTGCTGTCCTGGGGGCCCGACACCCGTACCAACCAGGTCGGCGTCGTCCTCGACGCCACCCGCTCCGCGGCCACGACGTCGGCCGTGCGCGCCCGCCTGGCCTCCCTGGGCGATCTGGTGAGAGTGACTCGGTCGCACGACGCGCCGCGCCAGCAGGGCGGCACCGTGGTGGGCGGTGAGTCATGGGTGCCCGGCACGGAAAGCCCCTGCTCCATCGGTTTCCCCGTCACCCGCTCCGGCGGCACGAAGGCGTTCCTGACCGCGGGACACTGCACCAACGACGTCGACCAGCCGGCGTACGGCAAGGACGGCAGCCGCATGGGCACGTCCAACAAGAACGGCACCGGCAGCGTCGACTCCGCCGACGGCGACTTCGGCATCGTCGACGTCGACCAGGCGGGGTGGGACCTGTCGTCCAAGGTGTCCGGATGGGGCAAGGGCGATGTGAACCTCACAGGCTCCCAGGACGCCGTCGTGGGCACCGCGGTCTGTCATTCCGGCCAGACCACCGGATACCAATGCGGTGAGGTGACGAAGGTCGACCAGACCGTCGACTACGGCAATGTCGTCATCAACGGGCTCTCGTACACCAGCGCCTGCTCCGCGGGCGGCGATTCGGGCGGCAGCTATGTCACCGCGACCGGGGGCAAGGCGGTCGGCATCCACTCGGGCGGCGGAAGTGCCACCTGCTCCAGTGGGAGCGGAGAGAAGTTCACCATCTTCCAGCCCGTGAACGAGGCGCTCTCCACGTTCGGCGCCACCCTCTCCACCGCGTCGTCCCAGCCGGGCGGCGTTACCGTCGCCGCCGTCTCCTCCAGGACGAACCCCACCGGAAGCGCGGTGGAGTTGAAGAACAGCGCCGAGGGCGGCACCGCCCCGTACACGTGGAGCGCCACGGGGCTGCCCCCGGGGCTCGGCGTCGCCGCGACCACGGGGACCGTCTCGGGCACTCCGACGAAGGCCGGTGGTTACGCCGTGACCGTCACCGCGACCGACAGTGCGGGAAAGAGCGGCTCGGCCTCCTTCACCTGGACCATCACCGCCCCCGGCGGCGGCAGCCCGACCCTCACCAACCCGGGGAGCCAGAGCGTCTACGTGGGCCGGCCGGTCAGCCTCGCCCTGCACGCCGATGGAGGGACTGGCCCGTACGCCTTCACCGCCGCCAATCTGCCCGCCGGTCTGACGGTCGGCGCCGCCACCGGCGTGATCTCCGGCACCCCCACGACCTGGGGATCGCGCAGCGCGACCTTGACGGTCACCGACGCTGCCGGGAAGAAGGCCTCCGTCACCGTCACCTTCACGGTGTGGTTCTGA
- a CDS encoding SpoIIE family protein phosphatase yields MVSTTGATTDVDTRGGSLWSKAPYPVLIADLQGAIVLVNEAAGALLPKARPGVRMADAVPSWLASAHAALRVPRQDDGGDGPAVRCGTVDDRLFEAHPTVEDGGTVLWWLVDATDRRLAEEALRKERARTAFLGKASNLLLSSLNLDRCTHVTAQMAAEHLADAALVVAPMRGNRPPIVSCLRDGTPVESSAAVDPETVPGLAEALQGFPPVPTRWVEPSTVPDWVLPEGFGPAGSIVVTPLPGHGVPAGALILLRRADGEGFTPEEEVFARLFAARAGAAMSAARLYADQSAITDVLMRELLPPALHQVSGVDFAGGYRPSEDHERIGGDFYDVHPAIADGAPSLVVLGDVCGKGLEAAVLTGKIRNTLHALLPLADDHQRMLGLLNMALLNSHHTRFATLVLASAVRDGGSVRMRVTSAGHPAPLVVRATGEVEEADTRGTLIGAIPEVRAETAELSLAPGETCVLYTDGFTEARGGPMGDVMFGEERLRRVLTECAGMPAESIVERVQMVAAHWVGKGRHDDMAVVVVSAPRNHHLSAVNGHTRGRFTA; encoded by the coding sequence TTGGTGTCTACCACGGGCGCGACAACCGACGTCGACACAAGGGGAGGTTCTCTGTGGAGCAAGGCCCCGTATCCCGTCCTGATAGCTGACCTTCAGGGTGCGATCGTCCTGGTCAACGAGGCGGCGGGCGCGCTGTTGCCCAAGGCGCGGCCCGGTGTGCGGATGGCGGACGCCGTCCCGTCCTGGCTGGCCTCGGCGCACGCGGCGCTGCGCGTCCCGCGCCAGGACGACGGCGGCGACGGTCCCGCCGTTCGCTGCGGCACCGTGGACGACCGTCTCTTCGAGGCGCACCCCACGGTGGAGGACGGCGGCACCGTGCTGTGGTGGCTCGTCGACGCCACCGATCGCCGCCTGGCCGAGGAAGCGCTGCGCAAGGAGCGCGCACGGACCGCGTTCCTCGGCAAGGCCTCGAACCTGCTGCTGTCGTCGCTGAATCTGGACCGCTGCACCCACGTCACCGCGCAGATGGCCGCCGAGCACCTCGCCGACGCCGCACTCGTCGTCGCCCCGATGCGCGGCAACCGGCCGCCCATCGTGTCGTGCTTGCGGGACGGCACCCCGGTCGAGTCGTCGGCCGCCGTCGACCCCGAGACCGTCCCCGGCCTCGCCGAGGCGCTGCAGGGCTTCCCGCCGGTGCCGACGCGCTGGGTCGAGCCCTCCACCGTCCCGGACTGGGTGCTCCCCGAGGGGTTCGGGCCCGCGGGATCGATAGTGGTCACTCCGCTACCGGGCCACGGCGTGCCGGCCGGGGCGCTGATCCTGCTGCGGCGCGCGGACGGTGAAGGGTTCACCCCCGAGGAGGAGGTCTTCGCCCGGCTGTTCGCGGCACGGGCCGGTGCGGCGATGTCGGCCGCCCGCCTGTACGCCGACCAGTCGGCGATCACGGACGTCCTGATGCGCGAGCTGCTCCCGCCGGCCCTGCACCAGGTGTCCGGCGTGGACTTCGCGGGCGGCTACCGCCCATCGGAGGATCACGAGCGGATCGGCGGCGACTTCTACGACGTCCACCCCGCGATCGCCGACGGCGCGCCGTCCCTCGTGGTGCTGGGCGACGTCTGCGGCAAGGGCCTGGAAGCCGCCGTGCTCACCGGCAAGATCCGCAACACCCTGCACGCGCTGCTTCCGCTCGCCGACGACCACCAGCGGATGCTCGGCCTGCTCAACATGGCGCTCCTGAACTCCCATCACACCCGCTTCGCCACCCTCGTCCTGGCCTCGGCCGTACGGGACGGCGGCTCGGTCCGCATGCGCGTCACCAGCGCGGGCCACCCCGCGCCCCTGGTGGTGCGCGCCACCGGCGAGGTGGAGGAGGCAGACACCCGCGGCACCCTGATCGGGGCGATTCCCGAGGTGCGCGCCGAGACCGCCGAGCTGTCCCTGGCGCCGGGGGAGACCTGCGTCCTCTACACGGACGGGTTCACGGAGGCCCGGGGCGGCCCCATGGGCGACGTCATGTTCGGTGAGGAGCGGCTGCGGCGCGTCCTGACCGAGTGCGCGGGCATGCCGGCCGAGAGCATCGTGGAACGCGTCCAGATGGTGGCAGCCCACTGGGTCGGCAAGGGCCGGCACGACGACATGGCCGTCGTGGTCGTCTCCGCACCCCGCAACCACCACCTGAGCGCGGTGAACGGCCACACACGGGGCAGGTTCACGGCATGA
- a CDS encoding cobalamin B12-binding domain-containing protein, with protein sequence MSTELCTAPPEAASPDAAALETELWHAVLAGDEYAATLLVQRALDDGHDPEGVLIDVIAPVQAKVGEEWAANRMSVAQEHAATAINDRAVAALSMHPEVRTAPERGRITVACVDGEWHALPARLLAEVLRLRGWRVDYLGAQVPVAHLVAHLHRTGPELVALSSSIATRLPTAHATITACQAAGVPVVVGGAAFGPGGRYARLLGADAWAGDARSAADRIQDGTIARPDPGHQQLDDLPHLDDQEYTMVTRTRSTLVRAVLHGLDEAFPAVRAYDDVQRERTAEDLAHIVDFLATALYLDDADLFTDFIAWTAAILTARGVPAHSLPPALRLLAGQLGDFPRASRFLTLGAERLAAPRAVPFAPARNHP encoded by the coding sequence ATGAGCACTGAACTCTGCACGGCCCCGCCGGAGGCGGCGTCCCCGGACGCGGCGGCTCTGGAAACGGAGCTGTGGCACGCCGTCCTCGCGGGCGACGAATACGCGGCGACCCTCCTCGTCCAGCGGGCGCTGGACGACGGGCACGACCCGGAGGGCGTCCTGATCGACGTGATCGCCCCGGTCCAGGCCAAGGTCGGCGAGGAGTGGGCGGCCAACCGCATGAGCGTCGCCCAGGAGCACGCGGCGACCGCCATCAACGACCGGGCCGTGGCGGCGCTTTCGATGCATCCGGAGGTGCGCACCGCGCCCGAGCGCGGCCGGATCACGGTGGCCTGTGTGGACGGCGAGTGGCACGCGCTGCCCGCCCGCCTCCTGGCCGAAGTGCTGAGGCTGCGCGGCTGGCGCGTCGACTACCTGGGCGCCCAGGTCCCCGTCGCGCACCTCGTGGCGCACCTGCACCGCACCGGCCCCGAACTGGTCGCGCTCTCCAGCTCCATCGCGACCCGGCTGCCCACCGCGCACGCCACGATCACCGCCTGCCAGGCCGCCGGCGTTCCGGTCGTGGTCGGGGGAGCCGCGTTCGGTCCCGGCGGCCGGTACGCACGGCTGCTCGGAGCGGACGCCTGGGCCGGCGACGCCCGATCCGCGGCCGACCGCATCCAGGACGGCACCATCGCCCGGCCCGACCCCGGCCACCAGCAGCTCGACGATCTTCCGCACCTGGACGATCAGGAGTACACGATGGTCACGCGCACGAGGTCGACCCTCGTACGCGCCGTGCTGCACGGGCTGGACGAGGCGTTCCCGGCCGTGCGCGCGTACGACGACGTCCAGCGCGAACGCACCGCGGAGGACCTGGCCCACATCGTGGACTTCCTCGCGACCGCGCTCTACCTCGACGACGCCGACCTGTTCACCGACTTCATCGCGTGGACCGCCGCCATCCTCACCGCACGCGGTGTGCCCGCACACAGCCTGCCGCCCGCCCTGCGCCTGCTGGCGGGTCAACTGGGCGACTTCCCGCGCGCGAGCCGCTTCCTCACCCTGGGCGCCGAGCGACTCGCCGCTCCGCGCGCCGTTCCCTTCGCCCCTGCCAGGAACCATCCGTGA
- a CDS encoding STAS domain-containing protein — protein sequence MSTFPSSHLRLTASDTETTVRIELRGDLDYDNADILLEAVTGKLTGHPRLRHLHLGCAGLGSVDSTGLSILLMIRRRTDAAHVRLHLEDRTPALDRLLTITGSLEYLTGDASQAARETSGTGEPRADTEEAIPARPTGPDSSA from the coding sequence GTGAGCACGTTCCCATCGAGCCATCTCAGACTGACGGCGAGCGACACCGAGACCACCGTGCGCATAGAGCTGCGCGGAGACCTCGATTACGACAACGCCGACATCCTTCTGGAAGCGGTCACCGGCAAGTTGACCGGCCATCCTCGCCTGCGCCATCTGCATCTGGGCTGCGCGGGCCTGGGCTCCGTCGACTCGACCGGCCTTTCGATCCTCCTCATGATCCGCCGCCGAACGGACGCGGCGCACGTCCGCCTGCACCTGGAGGACCGCACTCCGGCGCTCGACCGGCTCCTGACGATCACGGGTAGCCTGGAGTACCTCACGGGGGACGCGAGCCAAGCCGCACGCGAGACCTCCGGCACGGGAGAACCCCGGGCGGACACGGAGGAAGCCATACCGGCCCGCCCCACCGGACCGGACAGCAGTGCCTGA
- a CDS encoding MarR family winged helix-turn-helix transcriptional regulator: MPHRDIDSQRTAREQAHAASEVVGLLDLLWQQARDTVTTTSVSTPQLRLMYLVERNDGIRMRALGKLLHTAPPSVSRLCDRLQMAGFLERLPSPDSRREVTLRLTAVGKRHLEQIRNEREATLALAIEAMPQEDRRALATGLAALQSAITAPGRVGA; this comes from the coding sequence ATGCCGCACCGAGACATCGACTCCCAACGGACCGCCCGCGAACAGGCCCACGCGGCGAGCGAGGTCGTCGGCCTCCTCGACCTCCTGTGGCAACAGGCCCGCGACACCGTGACCACGACTTCGGTCTCCACACCACAACTGCGCCTGATGTACTTGGTGGAGCGCAACGACGGCATACGCATGCGGGCCCTCGGCAAACTCCTGCACACCGCCCCGCCCTCGGTCAGCAGGCTCTGCGACCGGCTGCAAATGGCCGGATTCCTCGAACGCCTGCCGTCCCCGGACAGCCGGCGTGAAGTGACCCTGCGGCTGACCGCCGTCGGCAAGCGCCACCTCGAACAGATCCGCAACGAACGCGAAGCGACGCTGGCCCTGGCCATCGAAGCCATGCCGCAAGAAGACCGGCGAGCCCTGGCCACCGGGCTCGCCGCACTGCAGAGCGCCATCACGGCCCCCGGTAGGGTAGGGGCGTGA